GGCCGTCTCCTGGTGCCAGAGCTGGTTGGCCTGGTCGTGCAGGTGGAGGGTGTGTCGGGCGTTGAGATAGGCCGGGCTGGGCGACATAGGAACTGTGATTAACTTACCAAAGTGCTTTGACACGATACTCTTGCAGTACTGGAGAGCTTAGACAGGGTATGGCAAAACCAATTCGACGCGTGTTGATCTATCGGCTGGGCAGCCTGGGGGATACGATCGTGGCGCTGCCCGCGCTGCGGGTAGTCGAGCGGGCGTTTCCGGGGGCGGATCGGGCGTACCTGACGAATATGCCGGTGAATGTGAAGGCGCCTTCGGCGGCGTCGGTGCTGGAGCATACGGGGCTGGTGCACCGCTACCTGCGGTATACGGTGGGGACGCGGAGTCCGCGGGAGCTGCTGGCGCTGTGGTGGCGGATCGTCCGCTACCGGCCGCAGGCGATGGTTTACCTGGCGGCGAAGCGGGGCGTCGAGACGGCACAGCGGGATGTGACGTTCTTCAAGCTGTGCGGGATCAGGACGTTCTACGGCGTGCCCGATACGGAGGAACTGCAGCAGAACCTGTGGCAGCCGGAGCATCAGGCGCTGGAACCGGAGCCGGAGTATCTCTGCCGTCGCATTGCGGCGCTGGGGGATGGACGGGTGGACGACCCGGCGAGCTGGGATATGTGTCTGACGCCGGAGGAGCTGGCGCGGGGGCGCACGGCTCTGGGGGAACTGGCGGGGAGGCCGCTGATCGCGGCCAGTCTGGGCACCAAGGTGCAGGCCAAGGACTGGGGCCGCGAGAACTGGAAAGGGTTGCTGGAGCAGGTGGCCGCGCGGTATCCGGGCTATGGCCTGCTGCTGGCGGGAGCGCCGGAGGAGAGCGAGCCCAGCGAGTTTGCCGCCGACGGATGGCGTGCGCAGCCCGGCGCGGGGCCGGTGGTGAACGTCTGCGGCAAGCTGACGCTGCGCGAGACGGCCGCGGCCTTCAAGTTGGCGGAGATCTTTATCGGGCACGACAGCGGACCGATGCACCTGGCGGCGACGGTAGAGGTTCCGTGCGTGGCGATCTTCGCGGCGCGTAACATACCTAGGGTATGGTATCCACATGGGCCGGGGCACAAGGTCATCTATCACAAGGTGGAGTGTGCGGGCTGCGGGCTGGAGACGTGTATCGTGGAGAAGAAACGGTGCATTACCTCGATTACGCAGGACGAGGTGATGGCCGCAGTCGTGAGTGTGCTCGATGCTCGTGCGCCGGGCCGGTCGTAAGATTGGATCGGTAGTGTCGGCCTTAACCTCAGGAGAGATCTGACTTCCCATGCTTCCCGAACTTCATTCGATCCTCAATCTTTTGGAAGGCGGCTTCAGCCGTCTGCGGGTGCTGGTGGTGGGCGATCTGATGCTGGATCGCTACATCATGGGCGAGGTGGAACGCATCTCGCCGGAGGCCCCGGTGCCGGTCTTCCGCCACGCGCATCGCTATGAGCGGCCGGGCGGCGCGGCCAATGTGGCCATGAACCTGGCCGGGTTGGGCTGCCAGACGTTTCTTGCGGGGTTCTGGGGTTCGGACCACGATCAGGCCGAGCTGGCGGCGCTGTTGCAGGCCGCGAATGTCGATACCAGGGGCGTGGTTTCGAGCACGCTGCCGACGACCTCGAAGACGCGGATCGTGGGGCGTACGCAGCAGATGCTGCGGTTGGATATTGAGAGCCGTGAGGCTCCGCCTGAGGTGGAACTGGAGCGGCTGCTGGAGCGCGCGGCGGAGCTGACCGGGAAGATGCACGCCGTGATCCTTTCGGACTACGCCAAGGGCGCGCTGACGCAGAAGATCTGCGCGGCGGTGATTGCGGCAGCCCGGGCGGGGGGGATTCCGGTGCTGGTCGATCCGAAGACGCGGGACTTCGGCAAGTATGCGGGCGCGACGACGGTGTGCCCGAATCTGAATGAGCTTTCTGTGGCAACCGGTGTGCCCAGCGATGACATGGCGGGCTTGCTGGCTGCGGCGCAGGGGCTGCTGGTGCAGCACGGCTTCGACTACATGACCGTGACGCTGAGTGAGAAGGGCATCCGCATTCTGAGCCCCGAGGGAACGTATCACTCTCCGTCGCGGGCGCGGGAGGTCTTCGATGTCTCGGGTGCGGGGGATACGGTGATTGCGACGCTGGCCGCGGGCATCGCCGGTGGGCTGAAGCGCGAGAGCGCGGTGGAGCTGGCGAATGTGGCCGCCGGGATCGTCGTGGGCAAGGTGGGTACGGTGCCGATTGCGACGCATGAGATCGTCGCCGAGCTGACGCCCAGCTCGGGGTTGGGTGCGGGCGAGAAGATTTTGGACCGTGAGCGGTTGGTGCAACGGGTGGCCGAGTGGCGGGCTTCGGGCGAGTCGATTGTGTTTACGAATGGCTGCTTCGACCTGCTGCATGTGGGCCATATCACGCTGCTCGAGGACTGCCGCCGGTTTGGATCGAAGCTGGTGCTGGGGCTGAACGCGGATAGCTCGGTGTGCCGGTTGAAGGGGCCGACCCGGCCGATTGTGGGAGAGAAGGAGCGCGCCCGCGTGATGGCGGCGCTGGCGGCGGTCGATGCCGTGGTGCTGTTCGAGGAGGACACCCCGATGGAGTTGATCCTGAGCATCCTGCCCGATGTGCTGGTGAAGGGCGGAGACTACACGATCGACACGGTGGTGGGGCATCAGGAGGTTATCGCGGCGGGCGGCCGGGTGGAGATTGTGCCCACGGTTGCAGGGTTTTCCACCACGAACCTGGTGAAGAAGCTGAGTACGCTCGGCTAAATACGAAGGCTGAGTCCAAATAGAAGAGGCGAGTTTTCCATGATTGTGATTACAGGTGGTGCGGGGTTTATCGGGAGCAATATCGTTCAACGGCTTAGCTGGATGGGCGAGACGAATCTGCTGGTCGTGGACAACCTGGGCGTGCCCAAGATTCCGGCGCACCCCAAGTTTATGAACCTGAGCGGCGCGCGTGTTACGAACTACATGGACAAGGTGGAGTTCCGCGAGGCTCTGAAGTCGGGTGCGTTCGACGATGTGAAGATTCGCGCGATCCTGCACCAGGGCGCGTGCTCGGACACGCTCGAGGACGACGGGCGCTACATGATGGACAACAACTTCACCTACTCGAAGGAGGTGCTGCACTTTGCGCTCGACCGCGAGATTCCGCTGGTCTATGCGTCGACTGCGGCGACCTACGGGTTGAGCACGAAGTTCGCCGAGGCGGAGGTGAACGAGCGCCCGCTGAACATCTATGGCTACTCGAAGCTGGTCTTCGACAACTATGTGCGCAAGCTGATGCCGACGATCAAGAGCACGGTGGTGGGGCTGCGCTACTTCAACGTCTACGGCAAGCGCGAGCAGCATAAAGGCCGCATGTCGAGCGTGATTCATCACTTTGCAAAGCAACTGACCGATACTGGCACCATCCGCATGTTCGCGGGTTCAGGCGGCTACGGCGATGGGGAGCAGCGGCGGGACTTCGTCTTCGTTGACGATCTCGTGGACATCAACCTCTTCTTCGCGGGCCTGGTGCCGGATAGTCCGGTCGAGCCGGTGCAGGCGGTAGTGAACGCAGGCACAGGAGCGGCGCATACCTTCAATGAAGTGGCACATGCGGTGATGAATGTGCTGGGACAGGGAAAGATCGAGTACATACCGTTTCCAGCGGATCTGGAGAACAGGTATCAGCACTTTACCGAGGCGGATATCGCGGCGCTGCGGCGGGCAGGGTATACGAAGGACTTCCACAACATTGAGGAAGGGGTTCGTAAGACGCTGGGGCCGGAGCTGTGGATCGAACGGTTGGAAGCAATGATGAAGGACTAGGGCCGCGTATAAGAGTCAGGCCCGGGCCGGAGGGTGGGATGAGCGGAACGGGACCTGCGATCTTTTGCATGAGCACCTATGAGAAGGGCCAGCCGTTTTTGCGGGAGGCCGCGCGGCTGGGATGCTCGGTGTCGCTGCTGACGGTGGATAAGCTGCGCGACGGCGACTGGCCGAAGGATGTTCTGGCGAACTTCTTCACGATGCCGTCGGGGCTGACGCAGGAGCAGATTCTCAACACCGTCACCTTCTTTGCGCGCACGCTGCGGATCGACAGGATCGTGGCTCTGGATGAGTTCGACCTGGAGATAGCGGCGCTGCTGCGCGAGCACATGCGGCTGCCGGGGATGAACCAGTCGAAGACCCGGTTCTTCCGCGACAAGCTGGCGATGCGCACCGAGGCACAGAGGGCCGGGGTGCTGGTGCCGGAGTTTACACGGGTACTGCGGCACGACGATCTGCGCTCCTTTATGGCGTGGACGCAGGGGCCGTGGCTGCTGAAGCCGCGTACGAACGCCGCGTCGCTTGGGATCAAGCTGGTTCATTCTTCCGAGGAGCTTTGGCCGATATTAGACACGCTGGGCGACATGCAGAGCCACTACCTGATGGAGCGGTTCGTGCCCGGTGAGGTCTTTCACGCCGAGGGTATTACCTGGAACGGCGAGCTGATCTTTGAGGCTCCGTGCAAGTACGGCAAGCCGCCGATGCAGACGATGCACCACGGCGGCGTGTTTACGACGCGAACGCTGGCGGCGGATTCGCCCGATGCGCGGGCGATCTCCGAAGTGCACCGCGCGGTTCTGAAGGCGTTGCAACTGGAGGCCGGAGTGAGTCACACGGAGTTCATCCGGGCGCAGGCCGATGGACGGGTTTACTTTCTGGAGAGCGCGGCCCGCGTGGGTGGAGCGCACATCTCCGATGTGATCGAGCTTGCACGCGGGATCAACCCGTGGGTTGAGTGGGCTCGGCTGGAAGTAGCCAGGGCGAAGGGAGAGGCGTATATGCTGCCCTCGTTGCGCAATGACTTTGCCGGGAGCATGATCTGCCTGGCACGGCAGGAGAGACCGGACCTGTCGGCATACGCTGACCCGGAGGTCTCGATGCGGCTCGAGCGCAGACACCATGCGGGAGTGATCGTGAGATCGCACTCGGAGGATAGGGTGAAGGCGCTGGTGGAGGAGTACGGGGAGCGCTTTCTCAATGATTTCTGCGCGACGATGCCTGCTCCAGATAGACCTTCGGCTTAGGGTAGATTGCGCCTCGAATAGAACGAGCATTGCCAGTCACGTCGTCATTAGCCATGAGCTGATGTAAGGACTGCCTGCTTGCAATAACCCTGGTCTCATTGCCAAGGTTCATTGGCTGATATCCGTATGCCAAATGTGTGTTCCATGTTATGGAATACGGCAGACGACTCCATATCCTATTCAGATATAAAAAACAAACTTCAAATACCGCGAATTTCCCGATTTTTGCGGATTATCGCCGTTATTCTGTCCGGCAATGTACAGGCCCACAGGCCATTGTGTTCCGAAATGTGGAGCACTTTATACAGACCGACAGGAAACACCGTTGACAAGCCATATCCCAACTCCTAGGGTTACGCAGCAGTTCAGATAAGCCGTTTACAAGCGGCTGCCAGTATCCACTGAGTGAGGATGTTATGCCGGGAATGTGTCTTATACCGTCGAAGTTGAAGGACCTGGCGCGGCCCAGGCTACAGGTTGCTTATCTCACGATTGTCTTGATATTTGCTCTCACGATGCCTACTGCATTGGCGCAGAGCGCAGGTACGAGCACGCTGCAGGGAACTATCACTGACGCTACGGGTGCTGTCGTGCCTGGTGCACAGGTAACTGTTACGAATGTCGGCACTGGAGTGGCTCGCACTGAGATTAGTAATGAAAATGGATTTTATTCGGCCCAGTCACTTCAGGGTGGAGACTACAAGCTCACCATCACAAAAGCGGGTTTTGAGAAGAGCAATGTTCAGGCAATTCATCTTGCCCCTAGCACTGTGCTGGGCGTAAATCCAGTACTTACGGTGGGCGATGTGACATCGGAGATAACAGTAACGGCCGACGCCGTTTCCGTGCAGACCGAAACCAGCGAAAGCGGCGGTACGATTCCTGGTAAAGAAGTCTCGCAGTTGATGGTGAATGGTAGAAACTTCCAGACACTGGCCACGATTGTTCCCGGTGTTACCTCGGTACAGGGAGCCAACCAATTGACGGTTGGTGGTGCTTCCTCTAGCGCTCAGGTGCAGATCAGCGTCGGTGGAACCTCGGTGGAGCAGACGGCTTACTTTATTGATGGAGTCTATGATTCGGCCGGTCTCAACTTATTCGCCCAACCCACGATGGATTCGATTCAGGAGTTCCGTGTCCTCAAGGGGAACTACGGTGCTAACTATGGCTTCGTCGGGTCGGGACAGATTCTGGTTCAGACTAAGAGCGGTGGCCGCCAGTTTCATGGCACTGTCTTTGACTATGTTCG
This is a stretch of genomic DNA from Granulicella sp. WH15. It encodes these proteins:
- a CDS encoding glycosyltransferase family 9 protein, with product MAKPIRRVLIYRLGSLGDTIVALPALRVVERAFPGADRAYLTNMPVNVKAPSAASVLEHTGLVHRYLRYTVGTRSPRELLALWWRIVRYRPQAMVYLAAKRGVETAQRDVTFFKLCGIRTFYGVPDTEELQQNLWQPEHQALEPEPEYLCRRIAALGDGRVDDPASWDMCLTPEELARGRTALGELAGRPLIAASLGTKVQAKDWGRENWKGLLEQVAARYPGYGLLLAGAPEESEPSEFAADGWRAQPGAGPVVNVCGKLTLRETAAAFKLAEIFIGHDSGPMHLAATVEVPCVAIFAARNIPRVWYPHGPGHKVIYHKVECAGCGLETCIVEKKRCITSITQDEVMAAVVSVLDARAPGRS
- the rfaE1 gene encoding D-glycero-beta-D-manno-heptose-7-phosphate kinase, whose translation is MLPELHSILNLLEGGFSRLRVLVVGDLMLDRYIMGEVERISPEAPVPVFRHAHRYERPGGAANVAMNLAGLGCQTFLAGFWGSDHDQAELAALLQAANVDTRGVVSSTLPTTSKTRIVGRTQQMLRLDIESREAPPEVELERLLERAAELTGKMHAVILSDYAKGALTQKICAAVIAAARAGGIPVLVDPKTRDFGKYAGATTVCPNLNELSVATGVPSDDMAGLLAAAQGLLVQHGFDYMTVTLSEKGIRILSPEGTYHSPSRAREVFDVSGAGDTVIATLAAGIAGGLKRESAVELANVAAGIVVGKVGTVPIATHEIVAELTPSSGLGAGEKILDRERLVQRVAEWRASGESIVFTNGCFDLLHVGHITLLEDCRRFGSKLVLGLNADSSVCRLKGPTRPIVGEKERARVMAALAAVDAVVLFEEDTPMELILSILPDVLVKGGDYTIDTVVGHQEVIAAGGRVEIVPTVAGFSTTNLVKKLSTLG
- the rfaD gene encoding ADP-glyceromanno-heptose 6-epimerase — encoded protein: MIVITGGAGFIGSNIVQRLSWMGETNLLVVDNLGVPKIPAHPKFMNLSGARVTNYMDKVEFREALKSGAFDDVKIRAILHQGACSDTLEDDGRYMMDNNFTYSKEVLHFALDREIPLVYASTAATYGLSTKFAEAEVNERPLNIYGYSKLVFDNYVRKLMPTIKSTVVGLRYFNVYGKREQHKGRMSSVIHHFAKQLTDTGTIRMFAGSGGYGDGEQRRDFVFVDDLVDINLFFAGLVPDSPVEPVQAVVNAGTGAAHTFNEVAHAVMNVLGQGKIEYIPFPADLENRYQHFTEADIAALRRAGYTKDFHNIEEGVRKTLGPELWIERLEAMMKD
- a CDS encoding ATPase — its product is MSTYEKGQPFLREAARLGCSVSLLTVDKLRDGDWPKDVLANFFTMPSGLTQEQILNTVTFFARTLRIDRIVALDEFDLEIAALLREHMRLPGMNQSKTRFFRDKLAMRTEAQRAGVLVPEFTRVLRHDDLRSFMAWTQGPWLLKPRTNAASLGIKLVHSSEELWPILDTLGDMQSHYLMERFVPGEVFHAEGITWNGELIFEAPCKYGKPPMQTMHHGGVFTTRTLAADSPDARAISEVHRAVLKALQLEAGVSHTEFIRAQADGRVYFLESAARVGGAHISDVIELARGINPWVEWARLEVARAKGEAYMLPSLRNDFAGSMICLARQERPDLSAYADPEVSMRLERRHHAGVIVRSHSEDRVKALVEEYGERFLNDFCATMPAPDRPSA